The Terriglobales bacterium genomic sequence TGCCGGAGATCGCGCGGCTGGCGAACTTCGGGGTCAACGCGGCGCTGGAGAACCTGAGCGACGCGGCCATCGCGCGCGCGGTGGAGCATACGTACCTGCTGCTGGCGGGCAAGCTGCGGCGGTACACGCGCGTGCCCATCTACGTGCCGTTGAACATGTTCGTGGACGGTCTGTCGTTCACCGCCATCACGGAAGACCTGAGCGCGGGCGGGATCTCGGCGCTGGCGGTGCCGCCGGCGGTGGTGTCGGTGGGCAAGGCGGTGGCGGTGCGCATCGTGCTGCCGTCGACCGAGCCGCTGCAGCTGCAGGGCGTGGTCTGCTGGATCTCGGCGGAGCGAGTGGGCGTGCAGTTCGACCGCGGCGTCGAGCAGGACCGGCTGCGCAAGTGGGTGGAGGAGTTCCTCAGCTGAGGGCGTGAAGAAGCTCGTCTATCTCGGGCTGGGCTCGAACCTGGGCGACCGCCGCGGGAACCTGGAGGCGGCCATCGCGCAGCTCGCGCAGCTGGGCGCCGTCCAAGCGCGATCCTCGCTCTACGAGACCGAGCCGGTGGGGATGGCCGGGGTCCCCGGCGGGCAGGCGTGGTTCCTGAACTGCGCGCTCGCGCTCGAGACCGAGCTGATGCCCAAGCAGCTGATGGCGCGGCTGCTGGAGATCGAGCGGGGCCTGGGGCGAAAGCGCGCGCCGGCGGCGGAGGCCGGCAAGAAGCAGCCGCGCACCATCGACCTCGACATCCTGTTGTTCGGTAACTCGGTGATCGAGACGCCGGCGCTGGTGGTGCCGCATCCGGCGATGCACGAGCGGCGGTTCGTGCTCGAGCCGCTGGCGGAGATTGCTCCGGAGGCGCGGCATCCGGTGTTCAAGCGCAGCATGCGCGAGCTGCGGGACGCGCTGCCGAAGGAAGCGGGCGCGGTCAAGCGAGTGGACAGTGGAGAGTGGACGGTGGAGAGCAAGGAGCGCGCGGCAAAGCCGCCGTCGGAGTGAAGATTTCCACAGAAATCTTCGCGCCCTGGTCGGGGGCGCGGTCGCCGGATGCGCGCGAAACCCGCCCGGCGGAGATGCGCAAAAGCCGCTAAAAATGCGCCTTCCCTTCGCATGGTTGAGGCGACGCGTGGGGAAAATGACGCGCTCGGACGCGGGCGGAACGCGTTTCTTTTCCTCAGCTTGCGGCGAAGGTCTCGCGCAAACGCTCATTTTCAGCGGGTGCGGCGCACATCCCGCCGCGGCGCGATGGCTGATAACCAACAGCGCAACGTGGCAGGGCTCCTAAGGTGTGTACAAAGTACCGGAGGCGGATGTGCAAAAACCCCAATAAAAATGCGGCTTCCGCGCTTGCCCCCCACGCGAAACCATGTAATATAGCGGCGAAGCACGGTTTTATTGTCAATTTAAGGAGGATAGTCTCAATGTCGATGACCAAGACCCAGATCGTCCGCGCAATGGCGGAGAAGATCGGCACCAACAACAAGACGGCGGCGGCGTTCCTGGAGAACCTGTCGGACATGGCGATCAAGGAAGCCAAGAAGAGCGGCGTGTTCGTGCTGCCCGGACTGGGCCGCCTGAAGAAGGTCAACCGCAAGGCGCGCATGGGCCGCAACCCGCAGACCGGCGAGCCGATCAAGATCCCTGCCAAGGTCACCGCGAAGTTCTACCTCGCGAAGCACGTGAAGGATTCCATCGCCCCGAAGAAGTAAGCCGGGCGCAACGCAGTCCCAACGAGAAGGCCGGCGGAAACGCCGGCCTTCGTGTTTTTTGAAGCTATTGACGCGCTGGTGCGGGTTCGCGCTTGGCGGTGTCCGCCTCAGCGGTGGTGATCAGGTGTGTTTCCACCATTCGATCTATGAGCTGATCACGCTTTTCCAAGGCGCGATCAGGATGGGCGCTGAAGCTAGGTCGCTCCGCCAACCCCGCCAACCAAGCTGCTTCCCCGATTTTGAGTTGCTCCGGATCTTTGTTGAAGTACGCCCGTGACGCTTCCCGAACACCGTAGACCGCCTGATTCCCTATGTTCCCGAGATAGATGGTGTCGGCGTAGAGAGCCAAGAGTTCGTCGGGCGCGTAGCGCTGGCTGAGCCGCTGTGCGATGAGGACGGCAAGGAGGTGGTGATGCATGATTCGCCCACGAAAATCGCGCAGTGCGAGCAGTGCCAAGCGCCCTTCCGGAGTGCTGCGTCGAGGAGGCAGAAATGTGGCCCGGAAGGAGCGCTCCACTGCCGGCTCCCCTGCCAGGGTTCGCTTCGTCTGCAGGCGGCTGCCGAAAGCAGATGCGAGGTATTGGTCACTGAGGCTCGCATAGCTCCAGTACGCGAGCATCGTGGCCACAAAGCAGAAGGCGGCCAAGACTGCAGTCCAGCGCAGGATGGCTTTTTTCATGTCGAAAAGTCGTTAGACCGTCGCTGACCGCTATACCAGCAATCGGAAGGCCACCATCGGCAGCAGCAGGCCGAGGGCGAGACCGAACGCGCGGTCGCCGACCGGACGCAGCGCGCTAACCAGCAGCAGGAGCGCGAGCAGCGGATACGAAAGGATGGCCAGCGCGCCGCCGCGGCCCGCGAGTCTCCGGAGATGCTGCAACTCGTCGCGCGCGGGAAATGCCTGCACGCCGAAGGAGAGTCCCAGCCAGTAGAAGAACCAGGCCAGCGGGTCCCAGATCTGCAGCGCGAAGGCGGGCAGGTAGGCGGTGGAGCAGAACAGCAGGCACAGCGCGCTGTTGACGAAGAACGGGCCGAGGACTTCGACGAGCGCGAGGCCGAAGCGCGGCGAGGGCTCGTGGCGCACGTAGCCATAGGGCGGCTTCAGGCTGAGGAAGCGGACCTCGAAGATGGCGAGGTGCGCCCAGCGCACGAAGAACAAGTGCGCGGCCTCGCGCACCATCACGCCGGGAAAGGTGAGCGTGGTGAAGACGACGCCGAGGAAGTTCATCGCGCGCCCTTCCCTGCCGCGATCTGGGCAGGCGGCGGCGTGGCGCTCGCCTGCGCGGTCAGGTCGGCCGCCGACTTCCCTAACGACGACATTTCGGGATAGAGCTCGGCGGCTTCCCTGGCCTTGCCGGCGGCGGCGGCGAAGTCCTGGTCGGCGGCCAGTCGTTGCGCCTCGCCGGCGAGGTCGTTCGCCTTCACCGCGCGCTCCCAGATCTTCAGCACCTCGTAGTAAAGCTCGCCGCTCTCGAACTTGGGGTGGCCGTTCATCAGGAGGCGCGCGTGCTCGTAGTCCCCTGCCAGCAAGCAGGCCTTCACGGTCTCGAGCAGCGTCTGGTCGGACTCGCTGCCGGCCTGGAGCACCTGGCGCAGCTCGACGGCGGCTTCAGCGTAGCGCGCCTGGGCGAGCAGCTTTTCGCCGCGCGCGAGCGCGATGCCGGTCTCCACGTACTGCCCGCCGTGCCAGACGGCGTAGGCC encodes the following:
- a CDS encoding PilZ domain-containing protein, whose protein sequence is MSTPVAPGIPTYGARTYPVPRMAAFDLEAGERERIAQAFRNVKLTVEVVPAAAPPNEPIFDAAVLRVDKDAAQRLNALRSVNRRMLIYLIGPMPEIARLANFGVNAALENLSDAAIARAVEHTYLLLAGKLRRYTRVPIYVPLNMFVDGLSFTAITEDLSAGGISALAVPPAVVSVGKAVAVRIVLPSTEPLQLQGVVCWISAERVGVQFDRGVEQDRLRKWVEEFLS
- the folK gene encoding 2-amino-4-hydroxy-6-hydroxymethyldihydropteridine diphosphokinase, whose protein sequence is MKKLVYLGLGSNLGDRRGNLEAAIAQLAQLGAVQARSSLYETEPVGMAGVPGGQAWFLNCALALETELMPKQLMARLLEIERGLGRKRAPAAEAGKKQPRTIDLDILLFGNSVIETPALVVPHPAMHERRFVLEPLAEIAPEARHPVFKRSMRELRDALPKEAGAVKRVDSGEWTVESKERAAKPPSE
- a CDS encoding HU family DNA-binding protein: MSMTKTQIVRAMAEKIGTNNKTAAAFLENLSDMAIKEAKKSGVFVLPGLGRLKKVNRKARMGRNPQTGEPIKIPAKVTAKFYLAKHVKDSIAPKK
- a CDS encoding transglycosylase domain-containing protein gives rise to the protein MKKAILRWTAVLAAFCFVATMLAYWSYASLSDQYLASAFGSRLQTKRTLAGEPAVERSFRATFLPPRRSTPEGRLALLALRDFRGRIMHHHLLAVLIAQRLSQRYAPDELLALYADTIYLGNIGNQAVYGVREASRAYFNKDPEQLKIGEAAWLAGLAERPSFSAHPDRALEKRDQLIDRMVETHLITTAEADTAKREPAPARQ